The proteins below are encoded in one region of Amycolatopsis acidiphila:
- the ctaE gene encoding aa3-type cytochrome oxidase subunit III yields MRVVTTAAPNISQRVHSLNRPNMVSVGTIVWLSSELMFFAGLFAMFFTVKAQNSTGVWPPINAATGEPIHLDIPYSLPFTIILVASSFTCQLGVFAAEKGDVYGLRRWYVITFVMGAIFIGGQVGEYISLINEGVTIPSGAWGSIFFIATGFHGLHVLGGLVAFVFLLIRTKLSKFTPAQATSAIVVSYYWHFVDIVWIGLFAVIEILP; encoded by the coding sequence ATGCGAGTCGTGACAACGGCAGCTCCCAACATCAGCCAGCGGGTGCACTCGCTGAACCGGCCGAACATGGTCAGTGTCGGCACCATCGTGTGGCTCTCCAGCGAGCTCATGTTCTTCGCCGGGCTGTTCGCCATGTTCTTCACGGTCAAGGCGCAGAACTCGACTGGCGTGTGGCCGCCGATCAATGCCGCCACGGGCGAGCCGATTCATCTCGACATCCCGTACTCACTGCCCTTCACCATCATCCTGGTGGCCTCGTCGTTCACCTGCCAGCTCGGCGTGTTCGCCGCCGAGAAGGGCGATGTGTACGGCCTGCGCCGCTGGTATGTGATCACGTTCGTGATGGGCGCGATCTTCATCGGCGGCCAGGTCGGCGAGTACATCAGCCTGATCAACGAGGGCGTGACCATTCCCTCCGGAGCGTGGGGCTCCATCTTCTTCATCGCGACCGGGTTCCACGGACTTCACGTGCTCGGCGGGCTCGTCGCCTTCGTGTTCCTGCTCATCCGCACCAAGCTGAGCAAGTTCACGCCCGCACAGGCCACCTCGGCGATCGTCGTGTCCTACTACTGGCACTTCGTCGACATCGTCTGGATCGGCCTGTTCGCGGTCATCGAGATCCTTCCCTGA
- a CDS encoding IS5 family transposase, with protein MSVYRVEAAKASCGVSGCACRDRLRRYPSDLTDEQWEVLEPEARAVMAELRKSPAGAPMRHDLRAVLDAIGYLTRYGIEWRALPADFPPWSAVYAFFQRWSERGLPHRLADRLRGRIRVACGRAELPTAAVIDAQTVRGADTMAAESCGYDAGKKTKGRKRNIATDCLGLVLMVTVTSAGMQDRDTAYRLLALLREHFSTITLVWADGGYAGRLVVWAKAVLRLTITIVKRSDDIRGFVVLPRRWVVERTFGWLIRHRRLVRDYERRPEHHEAMVWWATVSIMTRRLTRELADTPPAPRWGKPRPPALTPA; from the coding sequence ATGTCTGTCTACCGTGTCGAGGCCGCGAAGGCCAGTTGCGGCGTGTCCGGTTGCGCGTGTCGTGACCGGCTACGCCGGTATCCGTCCGATCTGACCGATGAGCAGTGGGAGGTGCTGGAACCGGAAGCACGGGCTGTCATGGCAGAGCTGCGCAAGAGCCCTGCGGGGGCGCCGATGCGCCATGACCTGCGGGCGGTGCTGGACGCGATCGGCTATCTGACCCGCTACGGCATCGAGTGGCGGGCGCTGCCGGCCGATTTTCCGCCCTGGTCGGCGGTGTACGCGTTCTTCCAACGCTGGAGTGAACGAGGACTGCCACACCGGCTGGCAGACCGGCTGCGGGGACGCATCCGGGTCGCGTGTGGCCGGGCCGAACTACCGACCGCGGCGGTCATCGACGCTCAGACCGTGCGTGGCGCCGACACCATGGCCGCCGAAAGTTGCGGGTACGACGCGGGGAAGAAGACCAAGGGCCGCAAGAGAAATATCGCCACCGATTGTCTCGGACTCGTGTTGATGGTCACCGTCACCTCCGCCGGTATGCAAGACCGCGACACCGCGTATCGCCTGCTGGCGTTGCTGCGTGAACACTTCTCCACCATCACTCTGGTCTGGGCCGACGGCGGCTACGCCGGACGCCTCGTCGTGTGGGCCAAAGCCGTGCTGCGCCTGACGATCACCATCGTGAAACGCAGCGACGACATCAGAGGCTTCGTGGTGCTGCCCCGCAGATGGGTGGTGGAGCGGACGTTCGGCTGGCTGATCCGCCATCGACGCCTGGTCCGAGACTACGAACGCCGACCAGAGCACCACGAAGCCATGGTGTGGTGGGCCACCGTCTCGATCATGACCCGCCGCCTGACCCGAGAACTGGCCGACACCCCTCCAGCACCACGCTGGGGCAAGCCCAGACCACCCGCCCTGACCCCAGCCTGA
- a CDS encoding response regulator transcription factor, whose product MTEQPMRILVFSHRAEVRESIINAIGRRPATDLGRVEYVEATGVADVLSEMDEGGLDLAILDGEAQPTGGIGLCRQLKNEILDCPPIVVAVRRKDDRWLASWSQADAVLVHPLDPLTAAETVAEVLRGQRVPSVRA is encoded by the coding sequence GTGACCGAGCAGCCGATGCGGATCCTGGTGTTCAGCCACCGGGCGGAAGTCCGCGAGTCGATCATCAATGCCATCGGCCGCAGGCCGGCCACCGACCTCGGCCGGGTGGAGTACGTCGAGGCGACCGGTGTGGCCGACGTGCTGTCGGAGATGGACGAGGGCGGGCTGGACCTGGCGATCCTGGACGGCGAGGCGCAACCGACCGGCGGCATCGGGCTGTGCCGCCAGCTCAAGAACGAGATCCTCGACTGCCCGCCGATCGTGGTCGCCGTGCGCCGCAAGGACGACCGCTGGCTGGCCAGCTGGTCGCAGGCCGACGCCGTGCTCGTGCACCCGCTCGACCCCCTGACCGCGGCGGAGACCGTCGCGGAGGTGCTGCGGGGCCAGCGGGTCCCGTCGGTCCGCGCGTGA